From one Pan troglodytes isolate AG18354 chromosome 13, NHGRI_mPanTro3-v2.0_pri, whole genome shotgun sequence genomic stretch:
- the GALNT3 gene encoding polypeptide N-acetylgalactosaminyltransferase 3 isoform X2, with protein MAHLKRLVKLHFKRHYHKKFWKLGAVIFFFIIVLVLMQREVSVQYSKEESRMERNMKNKNKMLDLMLEAVNNIKDAMPKMQIGAPVRQNIDAGERPCLQGYYTAAELKPVLDRPPQDSNAPGASGKAFKTTNLSVEEQKEKERGEAKHCFNAFASDRISLHRDLGPDTRPPECIEQKFKRCPPLPTTSVIIVFHNEAWSTLLRTVHSVLYSSPAILLKEIILVDDASVDEYLHDKLDEYVKQFSIVKIVRQRERKGLITARLLGATVATAETLTFLDAHCECFYGWLEPLLARIAENYTAVVSPDIASIDLNTFEFNKPSPYGSNHNRGNFDWSLSFGWESLPDHEKQRRKDETYPIKTPTFAGGLFSISKEYFEYIGSYDEEMEIWGGENIEMSFRVWQCGGQLEIMPCSVVGHVFRSKSPHSFPKGTQVIARNQVRLAEVWMDEYKEIFYRRNTDAAKIVKQKAFGDLSKRFEIKHRLQCKNFTWYLNNIYPEVYVPDLNPVISGYIKSVGQPLCLDVGENNQGGKPLIMYTCHGLGGNQYFEYSAQHEIRHNIQKELCLHAAQGLVQLKGCTYKGHKTVVTGEQIWEIQKDQLLYNPFFKMCLSANGEHPSLVSCNPSDPLQKWVFSQND; from the exons ATGGCTCACCTAAAGCGACTAGTAAAATTACACTTTAAAAGACATTACCATAAAAAGTTCTGGAAGCTTGGtgcagtaatttttttctttataatagttTTGGTTTTAATGCAAAGAGAAGTAAGTGTTCAATATTCCAAAGAGGAATCAAGGATGGAAaggaatatgaaaaacaaaaacaagatgtTGGATTTAATGCTAGAAGCTGTAAACAATATTAAGGATGCCATGCCAAAAATGCAAATAGGAGCACCTGTCAGGCAAAACATTGATGCTGGTGAGAGACCTTGTTTGCAAGGATATTATACAGCAGCAGAATTGAAGCCTGTCCTTGACCGTCCACCTCAGGATTCAAATGCACCTGGTGCTTCTGGTAAAGCATTCAAGACAACTAATTTAAGTGTTGAagagcaaaaggaaaaggaacGTGGGGAAGCTAAACACTGCTTTAATGCTTTCGCAAGTGACAGGATTTCTTTGCACCGAGATCTTGGACCAGACACTCGACCTCCTGA ATGTATTGAACAAAAATTTAAGCGctgccctcccctgcccaccACCAGTGTCATAATAGTTTTTCATAATGAAGCGTGGTCCACGTTGCTTAGAACTGTCCACAGTGTGCTCTATTCTTCACCTGCAatactgctgaaggaaatcattTTGGTAGATGACGCTAGTGTAGATG aGTACTTACATGATAAACTAGATGAATATGTAAAGCAATTTTCTATAGTAAAAATAGtcagacaaagagaaagaaaaggtctGATCACTGCTCGGTTGCTAGGAGCAACAGTCGCAACAGCTGAAACGCTCACATTTTTAGATGCTCACT GTGAGTGTTTCTATGGTTGGCTAGAACCTCTGTTGGCCAGAATAGCTGAGAACTACACGGCTGTCGTAAGTCCAGATATTGCATCCATAGATCTGAACACGTTTGAATTCAACAAACCTTCTCCTTATGGAAGTAACCATAACCGTGGAAATTTTGACTGGAGTCTTTCATTTGGCTGGGAGTCGCTTCCTGATCATgagaagcaaagaaggaaagatgAAACCTACCCAATTAA AACACCCACTTTTGCAGGAGGACTTTTTTCCAtatcaaaagaatattttgagTATATTGGAAGTTatgatgaagaaatggaaatctGGGGAGGTGAAAATATAGAAATGTCTTTCAGA GTATGGCAATGTGGTGGGCAGTTGGAGATTATGCCTTGCTCTGTTGTTGGACATGTTTTTCGCAGCAAAAGCCCTCATAGCTTTCCAAAAGGCACTCAGGTGATTGCTAGAAACCAAGTTCGCCTTGCAGAAGTCTGGATGGATGAAtacaaggaaatattttatagGAGAAATACAGATGCAGCAAAAATTGTTAAACAA aaagcatTTGGTGATCTTTCAAAAAGATTTGAAATAAAACACCGCCTTCAGTGTAAAAATTTTACATGGTATCTGAACAACATTTATCCAGAGGTGTATGTGCCAGACCTTAATCCTGTCATATCTGGATAT ATTAAAAGCGTTGGTCAGCCTCTATGTCTGGATGTTGGAGAAAACAATCAAGGAGGCAAACCATTAATTATGTATACGTGTCATGGACTTGGGGGAAACCAG TACTTTGAATACTCTGCTCAACATGAAATTCGGCACAACATCCAGAAGGAATTATGTCTTCATGCTGCTCAAGGTCTCGTTCAGCTGAAGGGATGTACCTACAAAGGTCACAAGACAGTTGTCACTGGAGAGCAGATATGGGAGATCCAGAAG GATCAACTTCTATACAATCCATTCTTTAAAATGTGCCTTTCAGCAAATGGAGAGCATCCAAGTTTAGTGTCATGCAACCCATCAGATCCACTCCAAAAATGGGTATTTAGCCAAAATGATTAA
- the GALNT3 gene encoding polypeptide N-acetylgalactosaminyltransferase 3 isoform X1: MAHLKRLVKLHFKRHYHKKFWKLGAVIFFFIIVLVLMQREVSVQYSKEESRMERNMKNKNKMLDLMLEAVNNIKDAMPKMQIGAPVRQNIDAGERPCLQGYYTAAELKPVLDRPPQDSNAPGASGKAFKTTNLSVEEQKEKERGEAKHCFNAFASDRISLHRDLGPDTRPPECIEQKFKRCPPLPTTSVIIVFHNEAWSTLLRTVHSVLYSSPAILLKEIILVDDASVDEYLHDKLDEYVKQFSIVKIVRQRERKGLITARLLGATVATAETLTFLDAHCECFYGWLEPLLARIAENYTAVVSPDIASIDLNTFEFNKPSPYGSNHNRGNFDWSLSFGWESLPDHEKQRRKDETYPIKTPTFAGGLFSISKEYFEYIGSYDEEMEIWGGENIEMSFRVWQCGGQLEIMPCSVVGHVFRSKSPHSFPKGTQVIARNQVRLAEVWMDEYKEIFYRRNTDAAKIVKQKAFGDLSKRFEIKHRLQCKNFTWYLNNIYPEVYVPDLNPVISGYIKSVGQPLCLDVGENNQGGKPLIMYTCHGLGGNQYFEYSAQHEIRHNIQKELCLHAAQGLVQLKGCTYKGHKTVVTGEQIWEIQKDQLLYNPFFKMCLSANGEHPSLVSCNPSDPLQKWAQSKVKNITFCNTFISRVSMWKGLLTCANDTVTEML; this comes from the exons ATGGCTCACCTAAAGCGACTAGTAAAATTACACTTTAAAAGACATTACCATAAAAAGTTCTGGAAGCTTGGtgcagtaatttttttctttataatagttTTGGTTTTAATGCAAAGAGAAGTAAGTGTTCAATATTCCAAAGAGGAATCAAGGATGGAAaggaatatgaaaaacaaaaacaagatgtTGGATTTAATGCTAGAAGCTGTAAACAATATTAAGGATGCCATGCCAAAAATGCAAATAGGAGCACCTGTCAGGCAAAACATTGATGCTGGTGAGAGACCTTGTTTGCAAGGATATTATACAGCAGCAGAATTGAAGCCTGTCCTTGACCGTCCACCTCAGGATTCAAATGCACCTGGTGCTTCTGGTAAAGCATTCAAGACAACTAATTTAAGTGTTGAagagcaaaaggaaaaggaacGTGGGGAAGCTAAACACTGCTTTAATGCTTTCGCAAGTGACAGGATTTCTTTGCACCGAGATCTTGGACCAGACACTCGACCTCCTGA ATGTATTGAACAAAAATTTAAGCGctgccctcccctgcccaccACCAGTGTCATAATAGTTTTTCATAATGAAGCGTGGTCCACGTTGCTTAGAACTGTCCACAGTGTGCTCTATTCTTCACCTGCAatactgctgaaggaaatcattTTGGTAGATGACGCTAGTGTAGATG aGTACTTACATGATAAACTAGATGAATATGTAAAGCAATTTTCTATAGTAAAAATAGtcagacaaagagaaagaaaaggtctGATCACTGCTCGGTTGCTAGGAGCAACAGTCGCAACAGCTGAAACGCTCACATTTTTAGATGCTCACT GTGAGTGTTTCTATGGTTGGCTAGAACCTCTGTTGGCCAGAATAGCTGAGAACTACACGGCTGTCGTAAGTCCAGATATTGCATCCATAGATCTGAACACGTTTGAATTCAACAAACCTTCTCCTTATGGAAGTAACCATAACCGTGGAAATTTTGACTGGAGTCTTTCATTTGGCTGGGAGTCGCTTCCTGATCATgagaagcaaagaaggaaagatgAAACCTACCCAATTAA AACACCCACTTTTGCAGGAGGACTTTTTTCCAtatcaaaagaatattttgagTATATTGGAAGTTatgatgaagaaatggaaatctGGGGAGGTGAAAATATAGAAATGTCTTTCAGA GTATGGCAATGTGGTGGGCAGTTGGAGATTATGCCTTGCTCTGTTGTTGGACATGTTTTTCGCAGCAAAAGCCCTCATAGCTTTCCAAAAGGCACTCAGGTGATTGCTAGAAACCAAGTTCGCCTTGCAGAAGTCTGGATGGATGAAtacaaggaaatattttatagGAGAAATACAGATGCAGCAAAAATTGTTAAACAA aaagcatTTGGTGATCTTTCAAAAAGATTTGAAATAAAACACCGCCTTCAGTGTAAAAATTTTACATGGTATCTGAACAACATTTATCCAGAGGTGTATGTGCCAGACCTTAATCCTGTCATATCTGGATAT ATTAAAAGCGTTGGTCAGCCTCTATGTCTGGATGTTGGAGAAAACAATCAAGGAGGCAAACCATTAATTATGTATACGTGTCATGGACTTGGGGGAAACCAG TACTTTGAATACTCTGCTCAACATGAAATTCGGCACAACATCCAGAAGGAATTATGTCTTCATGCTGCTCAAGGTCTCGTTCAGCTGAAGGGATGTACCTACAAAGGTCACAAGACAGTTGTCACTGGAGAGCAGATATGGGAGATCCAGAAG GATCAACTTCTATACAATCCATTCTTTAAAATGTGCCTTTCAGCAAATGGAGAGCATCCAAGTTTAGTGTCATGCAACCCATCAGATCCACTCCAAAAATGG